Proteins co-encoded in one Apteryx mantelli isolate bAptMan1 chromosome 4, bAptMan1.hap1, whole genome shotgun sequence genomic window:
- the CAT gene encoding catalase isoform X2 has product MADGRDSASDQLKQWQSQRGSQKPDVLTTGSGNPVGDKLNILTVGPRGPLLVQDVVFTDEMAHFDRERIPERVVHAKGAGAFGYFEVTHDITKYCKAKVFEHIGKRTPIAIRFSTVAGESGSADTVRDPRGFAMKFYTEEGNWDLVGNNTPIFFIRDTMLFASFIHSQKRNPQTHLKDPDMVWDFWSLRPESLHQVSFLFSDRGIPDGYRHMNGYGSHTFKLINASGKAVYCKFHAKTDQGIKNLSVEEAGRLASTDPDYGIRDLYNAIAKGNYPSWSFYIQVMTFEEAEKFPFNPFDLTKIWPHGDYPLIPVGRLVLNRNPVNYFAEVEQMAFDPSNMPPGIEPSPDKMLQGRLFAYPDTHRHRLGPNYLQIPVNCPFRTRVANYQRDGPMCVSDNQGGAPNYYPNSFTGPEDQPNVKESRMSVSGDVQRFNSANEDNVTQVKNFTDVHPDYGACIQALLDKYNAEAGKKDVIRTYTQSTSHVSAKERSNL; this is encoded by the exons ATGGCTGACGGCCGGGACAGCGCCTCGGACCAGCTGAAGCAGTGGCAGAGCCAGCGGGGCTCGCAG AAACCAGATGTATTGACCACTGGTTCTGGGAACCCAGTAGGGGATAAGCTTAATATCCTGACAGTAGGGCCACGTGGGCCTCTTCTAGTTCAGGATGTTGTTTTCACTGATGAGATGGCTCATTTTGACAGAGAGAGGATTCCCGAAAGAGTTGTGCATGCAAAAGGAGCAG GAGCCTTTGGCTATTTTGAAGTGACTCATGATATTACCAAATACTGTAAGGCAAAAGTGTTTGAACACATTGGAAAGAGAACTCCGATTGCTATACGATTCTCCACTGTCG CTGGAGAGTCCGGGTCAGCTGATACAGTTCGTGACCCTCGAGGCTTTGCAATGAAATTCTATACAGAGGAGGGCAATTGGGATCTTGTGGGAAATAATACTCCTATTTTCTTTATTCGGGATACAATGTTG TTTGCATCCTTCATCCATAGCCAAAAGAGGAACCCTCAGACTCATTTGAAGGATCCAGATATGGTGTGGGACTTCTGGAGTCTTCGCCCTGAGTCTCTGCATCAA GTGTCTTTCTTGTTCAGTGATCGTGGTATTCCTGATGGATATCGCCATATGAATGGATATGGATCACATACATTTAAACTGATTAATGCTAGTGGAAAAGCAGTTTACTGCAAATTCCATGCAAAG ACTGATCAGGGCATCAAAAACCTTTCTGTTGAAGAAGCAGGAAGATTGGCTTCTACTGATCCCGATTATGGAATACGTGATCTTTACAATGCCATTGCTAAGGGAAACTATCCATCCTGGTCTTTCTATATTCAAGTTATGACATTTGAGGAAGCAGAGAAGTTTCCATTTAATCCTTTTGATTTAACTAAG ATTTGGCCTCATGGTGACTACCCTCTCATCCCTGTGGGAAGGCTTGTCTTAAACAGGAATCCTGTCAATTACTTTGCAGAGGTAGAACAAATGGCATTTGATCCTAGCAACATGCCACCTGGTATTGAACCTAGCCCTGACAAAATGCTGCAG GGTCGTCTTTTTGCATATCCTGACACTCATAGACACCGTCTGGGACCTAACTATCTACAAATTCCTGTGAATTGTCCCTTCAGAACTCGTGTTGCCAATTATCAGAGGGATGGACCAATGTGTGTGTCTGACAACCAAG gtggTGCCCCAAACTATTATCCAAATAGTTTTACTGGTCCAGAAGATCAGCCCAATGTGAAGGAGAGCCGCATGTCTGTTTCGGGTGATGTGCAACGCTTCAATAGTGCAAATGAAGATAATGTGACTCAG GTGAAAAACTTTACTGATGTTCATCCTGACTATGGTGCCTGTATTCAGGCACTACTGGACAAATACAATGCTGAAGCTGGGAAAAAG GATGTAATTAGGACATACACACAATCCACATCTCATGTGTCTGCCAAAGAAAGATCTAACTTGTAA
- the CAT gene encoding catalase isoform X1 — protein MADGRDSASDQLKQWQSQRGSQKPDVLTTGSGNPVGDKLNILTVGPRGPLLVQDVVFTDEMAHFDRERIPERVVHAKGAGAFGYFEVTHDITKYCKAKVFEHIGKRTPIAIRFSTVAGESGSADTVRDPRGFAMKFYTEEGNWDLVGNNTPIFFIRDTMLFASFIHSQKRNPQTHLKDPDMVWDFWSLRPESLHQVSFLFSDRGIPDGYRHMNGYGSHTFKLINASGKAVYCKFHAKTDQGIKNLSVEEAGRLASTDPDYGIRDLYNAIAKGNYPSWSFYIQVMTFEEAEKFPFNPFDLTKIWPHGDYPLIPVGRLVLNRNPVNYFAEVEQMAFDPSNMPPGIEPSPDKMLQGRLFAYPDTHRHRLGPNYLQIPVNCPFRTRVANYQRDGPMCVSDNQGGAPNYYPNSFTGPEDQPNVKESRMSVSGDVQRFNSANEDNVTQVRVFYTKVLKEDERQRLCKNIADHLKDAQLFIQKRAVKNFTDVHPDYGACIQALLDKYNAEAGKKDVIRTYTQSTSHVSAKERSNL, from the exons ATGGCTGACGGCCGGGACAGCGCCTCGGACCAGCTGAAGCAGTGGCAGAGCCAGCGGGGCTCGCAG AAACCAGATGTATTGACCACTGGTTCTGGGAACCCAGTAGGGGATAAGCTTAATATCCTGACAGTAGGGCCACGTGGGCCTCTTCTAGTTCAGGATGTTGTTTTCACTGATGAGATGGCTCATTTTGACAGAGAGAGGATTCCCGAAAGAGTTGTGCATGCAAAAGGAGCAG GAGCCTTTGGCTATTTTGAAGTGACTCATGATATTACCAAATACTGTAAGGCAAAAGTGTTTGAACACATTGGAAAGAGAACTCCGATTGCTATACGATTCTCCACTGTCG CTGGAGAGTCCGGGTCAGCTGATACAGTTCGTGACCCTCGAGGCTTTGCAATGAAATTCTATACAGAGGAGGGCAATTGGGATCTTGTGGGAAATAATACTCCTATTTTCTTTATTCGGGATACAATGTTG TTTGCATCCTTCATCCATAGCCAAAAGAGGAACCCTCAGACTCATTTGAAGGATCCAGATATGGTGTGGGACTTCTGGAGTCTTCGCCCTGAGTCTCTGCATCAA GTGTCTTTCTTGTTCAGTGATCGTGGTATTCCTGATGGATATCGCCATATGAATGGATATGGATCACATACATTTAAACTGATTAATGCTAGTGGAAAAGCAGTTTACTGCAAATTCCATGCAAAG ACTGATCAGGGCATCAAAAACCTTTCTGTTGAAGAAGCAGGAAGATTGGCTTCTACTGATCCCGATTATGGAATACGTGATCTTTACAATGCCATTGCTAAGGGAAACTATCCATCCTGGTCTTTCTATATTCAAGTTATGACATTTGAGGAAGCAGAGAAGTTTCCATTTAATCCTTTTGATTTAACTAAG ATTTGGCCTCATGGTGACTACCCTCTCATCCCTGTGGGAAGGCTTGTCTTAAACAGGAATCCTGTCAATTACTTTGCAGAGGTAGAACAAATGGCATTTGATCCTAGCAACATGCCACCTGGTATTGAACCTAGCCCTGACAAAATGCTGCAG GGTCGTCTTTTTGCATATCCTGACACTCATAGACACCGTCTGGGACCTAACTATCTACAAATTCCTGTGAATTGTCCCTTCAGAACTCGTGTTGCCAATTATCAGAGGGATGGACCAATGTGTGTGTCTGACAACCAAG gtggTGCCCCAAACTATTATCCAAATAGTTTTACTGGTCCAGAAGATCAGCCCAATGTGAAGGAGAGCCGCATGTCTGTTTCGGGTGATGTGCAACGCTTCAATAGTGCAAATGAAGATAATGTGACTCAG GTGCGAGTATTCTATACCAAAGTACTGAAGGAGGATGAACGCCAAAGGCTATGTAAAAATATTGCTGATCATCTTAAAGATGCTCAACTCTTCATTCAGAAGAGAGCT GTGAAAAACTTTACTGATGTTCATCCTGACTATGGTGCCTGTATTCAGGCACTACTGGACAAATACAATGCTGAAGCTGGGAAAAAG GATGTAATTAGGACATACACACAATCCACATCTCATGTGTCTGCCAAAGAAAGATCTAACTTGTAA